Proteins from a single region of Sporosarcina sp. P33:
- the thiM gene encoding hydroxyethylthiazole kinase: MRLIQQLRQTQPLVHCITNFVVANFQANGLLAIGASPVMADAAEEAEDIAKIAACSILNIGTLKQQTVDSMILAGNSARAAGKPVVLDPVGAGATPFRKASVLKVLDEVDITLIRCNAGELAAIADVPWNAKGVDAGEGTADIESTAKQTARKYNCLVAVSGEVDIVTDGYSTLSITGGHPMMTAITGTGCLLSSVTGAFLAVGMDRPLAAVADALSFYKRAGELTAEISRGPGDFAVNFLNTLHTLDRETKTFLV, encoded by the coding sequence ATGCGGCTTATTCAACAGCTTCGGCAAACACAACCACTCGTTCACTGCATCACAAATTTCGTCGTGGCAAATTTCCAGGCGAATGGGTTACTCGCAATAGGCGCCTCCCCCGTAATGGCTGATGCGGCGGAAGAAGCGGAAGATATCGCAAAAATTGCCGCTTGCAGCATTTTAAATATTGGCACGTTAAAGCAACAGACGGTGGATTCAATGATTTTGGCGGGAAACAGCGCCCGCGCAGCAGGAAAACCTGTCGTATTGGATCCAGTCGGAGCAGGTGCGACACCTTTTCGTAAAGCGAGCGTCCTGAAAGTACTGGACGAAGTAGATATCACATTGATTCGCTGTAATGCAGGTGAACTGGCTGCGATCGCAGATGTACCCTGGAACGCAAAGGGGGTCGATGCGGGAGAAGGCACGGCGGACATCGAAAGTACAGCGAAACAAACAGCCCGCAAGTATAACTGTCTGGTGGCGGTCTCAGGCGAAGTCGACATCGTGACAGACGGCTATTCCACATTGTCCATTACAGGCGGCCACCCGATGATGACTGCGATTACCGGAACGGGATGCTTACTCAGTTCTGTCACAGGCGCCTTTCTCGCAGTAGGAATGGACCGTCCGTTAGCAGCCGTGGCAGATGCACTTTCATTTTATAAGCGGGCCGGCGAACTGACAGCAGAAATTTCCCGCGGTCCCGGAGACTTTGCCGTGAACTTCCTAAATACTTTACATACATTGGATCGGGAAACAAAAACATTTTTAGTATAA
- the thiD gene encoding bifunctional hydroxymethylpyrimidine kinase/phosphomethylpyrimidine kinase, with protein MTVQVALTIAGSDSGGGAGIQADLKTFQELGVFGTSAITAVTAQNTHGVHGVYPIQTDGVTAQIRAVLDDFDVKACKTGMLFSAEIITAVADLLKEYPPIPLVIDPVMIAKGGQSLLQQQAIQALKEHLLPLATIVTPNIPEAEVLTGMRIQTDEDIQQAAAAFIEMGAKAVVMKGGHRCDMLDAKDYYADNEGQSFTVTTPWIQTKDTHGTGCTFAAALTSFLAKGCSMPDAVAEAKQFIQAAIEDGLQIGSGHGPTNHWAYGERKKEMH; from the coding sequence TTGACAGTACAAGTAGCATTGACCATTGCTGGTTCGGATAGCGGAGGAGGCGCAGGAATTCAGGCTGACCTGAAGACATTTCAGGAGCTTGGCGTCTTTGGCACTTCTGCCATAACTGCTGTGACTGCGCAGAATACACACGGCGTTCACGGTGTGTATCCAATTCAGACAGATGGAGTAACAGCACAAATCCGTGCCGTGCTGGATGATTTTGACGTAAAAGCATGTAAAACTGGTATGCTGTTTTCGGCAGAAATCATTACAGCTGTAGCTGATCTATTAAAAGAATATCCCCCGATTCCTTTAGTCATTGACCCGGTCATGATCGCCAAAGGCGGACAATCATTATTGCAGCAGCAGGCGATTCAGGCGCTGAAAGAACATTTACTGCCGCTGGCAACGATTGTGACGCCGAATATTCCTGAAGCAGAAGTGCTGACTGGGATGCGTATACAGACAGACGAAGATATTCAGCAGGCTGCGGCTGCTTTTATCGAGATGGGAGCGAAGGCCGTCGTTATGAAAGGCGGGCACCGCTGCGACATGCTGGATGCAAAGGATTACTACGCAGATAATGAAGGCCAGTCATTCACTGTGACAACACCTTGGATCCAAACGAAAGACACACATGGAACTGGCTGCACATTTGCGGCTGCTTTGACCAGTTTCCTCGCAAAAGGCTGTTCGATGCCGGATGCAGTAGCTGAAGCGAAGCAATTCATACAGGCTGCCATTGAAGACGGCCTGCAGATCGGTTCAGGTCACGGGCCGACGAATCACTGGGCATACGGTGAGCGGAAAAAGGAGATGCACTGA
- the thiE gene encoding thiamine phosphate synthase: MRAEEVRKALGVYFVMGTPNAGNKEPLAIVEAALRGGVTCFQLREKGLNALEGEALLGFAKKCQALCRLYRVPFIVNDDVDLALAINADGVHVGQDDEQADRVRERIGPDKWLGVSTHNAREVQLAQSIGADYVGLGPIFPTSTKPDASAVVGIPLVEEIHTSFPDMPMVAIGGITPADTGSIIQAGADGVAVVSAIASAKDPQHAARNLLNTIQSNLK; encoded by the coding sequence ATGCGAGCAGAGGAAGTAAGGAAAGCATTAGGCGTGTATTTCGTTATGGGCACGCCAAACGCAGGAAATAAGGAGCCATTAGCAATAGTAGAAGCGGCTCTTCGCGGTGGCGTCACATGTTTTCAGCTGCGGGAAAAGGGATTGAATGCACTTGAAGGCGAGGCTTTGCTGGGGTTCGCCAAAAAGTGTCAGGCGCTTTGCCGATTGTACCGCGTTCCTTTCATCGTCAATGACGATGTTGATCTGGCGCTGGCGATTAATGCAGACGGAGTTCATGTCGGACAGGATGATGAACAGGCGGACAGAGTGCGCGAACGGATTGGTCCGGACAAATGGCTCGGTGTTTCGACTCATAATGCACGTGAAGTACAGCTCGCACAATCCATTGGCGCCGATTATGTAGGACTTGGCCCAATCTTTCCGACGTCCACCAAGCCTGACGCATCAGCTGTTGTAGGTATCCCTTTGGTGGAAGAAATTCATACTTCATTCCCTGATATGCCGATGGTTGCCATAGGCGGCATTACACCAGCTGACACTGGCTCCATTATCCAGGCTGGAGCTGACGGGGTAGCCGTTGTTTCTGCTATTGCATCGGCTAAAGATCCGCAGCATGCAGCAAGAAACTTACTGAATACGATTCAATCCAATTTGAAATGA
- the thiW gene encoding energy coupling factor transporter S component ThiW has translation MNTRKMVFMTMFVAIAVAGSAFVSFPAGIARAYPIQHAVNVIVAIVMGPGAAVTVAFVTGLLRVLTGTGSLLAFPGGMIGAFFAGILYQRFNRNWSAGVGEVIGTGLIAPLFAVPYAKILMGTTVTAFFFLPPFLVSTVSGTIIGLLLAPRLLKLKLFKDLH, from the coding sequence ATGAATACACGTAAAATGGTTTTCATGACGATGTTTGTCGCGATCGCAGTTGCCGGCTCTGCATTCGTTTCGTTCCCTGCCGGTATCGCCAGAGCATATCCCATACAGCACGCAGTGAATGTCATTGTGGCAATTGTAATGGGACCGGGTGCCGCAGTCACTGTAGCGTTTGTGACGGGACTCTTACGCGTGCTGACGGGAACAGGTTCACTGCTCGCATTTCCAGGCGGGATGATTGGCGCTTTTTTTGCCGGTATATTGTATCAGCGTTTCAATAGGAATTGGAGTGCAGGTGTCGGGGAAGTTATCGGCACCGGCTTGATCGCTCCTTTGTTTGCGGTGCCTTATGCAAAAATTTTGATGGGCACAACCGTCACCGCATTCTTCTTCCTGCCTCCGTTTCTCGTGTCGACAGTGAGCGGAACAATTATCGGTCTGTTGCTTGCTCCAAGGCTTTTGAAATTGAAGCTGTTTAAAGACCTGCACTAA